One genomic window of Corynebacterium diphtheriae includes the following:
- the uhpT gene encoding hexose-6-phosphate:phosphate antiporter yields the protein MFSVFDLKKIPNKGIPLEQQRKMWLGQFLKAFFVVFFVYMSMYFIRNNFKAAQPMLKEDFGLTTLQLGYIGLAFSITYGIGKTLVGYFVDGHNSKRIISTLLICASTMVLLMGLLLSYFGSVIGIFIVLWGLNGLFQSAGGPASYSTISRWAPRTKRGKYLGLWNASHNVGGALAGGLALWGANVFFGGNVVGMFIFPALIGLTIGIIGLFVGKDDPEELGWNRSEEIFGEAVEAENSQAETMPQREIFLNYVLKNPWLWTLCIANVFVYIVRIGIDNWAPLYVTEELHFDKGDAVNTIFYFEIGALVASLLWGYVSDLLKGRRAIVAIGCLFMIYFAVMLYRNASSVTMVNLSLFILGALIFGPQLLIGVSLVGFVPKRAISVANGMTGTFGYLFGDSMAKVGLAAIADPEQKGLTVFGHLLHGWGAVFTVFYFALTIGIILLMIVAVGEERRIRKLQAAEAVGKALA from the coding sequence ATGTTCAGTGTGTTCGATCTCAAGAAAATCCCCAACAAAGGAATACCACTCGAGCAACAACGCAAGATGTGGCTGGGACAGTTCCTCAAGGCGTTCTTCGTCGTGTTCTTCGTGTACATGTCGATGTACTTCATCAGGAACAACTTCAAAGCCGCACAGCCGATGCTCAAAGAAGACTTCGGCCTCACCACCCTCCAACTGGGCTACATCGGCCTCGCCTTCTCCATCACCTACGGCATCGGCAAAACCTTGGTCGGCTACTTCGTAGACGGCCACAACTCCAAGCGCATCATCTCCACTCTGCTGATCTGCGCCTCCACCATGGTTCTCCTCATGGGCCTGCTCCTGAGCTACTTCGGCTCAGTCATCGGCATCTTCATCGTCTTGTGGGGCCTTAACGGTCTATTCCAATCCGCCGGTGGCCCCGCCTCCTATTCGACGATTTCTCGCTGGGCGCCCCGAACCAAACGCGGCAAATACCTAGGCCTATGGAACGCCTCTCACAACGTCGGTGGCGCACTCGCCGGTGGCCTTGCTCTCTGGGGCGCTAACGTATTCTTCGGCGGCAACGTCGTCGGCATGTTCATCTTCCCAGCACTGATCGGCCTCACCATCGGTATCATCGGCCTCTTCGTCGGCAAAGACGACCCCGAGGAACTGGGCTGGAACCGCAGCGAGGAAATCTTCGGCGAAGCTGTGGAAGCAGAAAACTCCCAGGCAGAAACCATGCCCCAGCGCGAAATCTTCCTTAACTACGTGCTGAAAAACCCTTGGCTGTGGACACTCTGTATCGCCAACGTCTTCGTCTACATCGTCCGCATTGGTATCGACAACTGGGCACCGCTCTACGTCACCGAGGAACTCCACTTTGACAAGGGCGACGCCGTAAACACCATCTTCTACTTCGAGATCGGCGCACTGGTGGCCAGCCTGCTATGGGGCTACGTCTCCGACCTGCTCAAAGGCCGCCGCGCCATCGTGGCAATCGGCTGCCTGTTCATGATCTACTTCGCCGTCATGCTCTACCGCAACGCCAGCAGCGTCACCATGGTGAACCTCTCGCTGTTCATCTTGGGCGCACTGATCTTCGGCCCCCAGCTACTCATCGGTGTCTCGCTCGTCGGCTTCGTGCCTAAGCGCGCAATCAGCGTGGCTAACGGCATGACCGGTACCTTCGGCTACCTCTTTGGCGACTCCATGGCCAAAGTCGGCCTCGCCGCCATCGCAGACCCCGAGCAAAAAGGCCTCACCGTCTTCGGACACCTCCTCCACGGATGGGGTGCTGTCTTTACCGTCTTTTACTTCGCACTGACCATCGGCATCATATTGCTCATGATCGTCGCCGTGGGTGAAGAACGCCGCATCCGCAAGCTCCAAGCAGCAGAAGCGGTAGGCAAGGCACTCGCCTAG
- a CDS encoding class E sortase, which translates to MSSPVVSPEQHPTARCRPRVTVTQVIGELLLTAGVLFFLFAFYEAYWTNIEAGKAQAAVSDKMDDQWKERVNPRKKLTPELGEAFARMYIPQFGSDFQFAIVEGTTDADLEAGPGHYNDTQLPGERGNFAVAGHRVGKGAPFNDLGNLNVCDAIVVETRTSWSVYRVMPVDSSGQQRYDEAMGCFTPEQAERITHGDYEHVNGRFITTPGDVSTISALPETDVIEADPGMEGIMTMTTCHPQFSNAERMIVHAMLTEHFPKNGDNKPAALEEG; encoded by the coding sequence ATGAGTAGTCCCGTGGTTTCTCCCGAGCAACACCCCACGGCGCGGTGTCGTCCGCGGGTGACGGTCACGCAAGTGATCGGAGAGCTGCTGCTCACAGCAGGTGTGCTGTTTTTCCTCTTCGCTTTCTATGAGGCGTATTGGACCAACATTGAGGCTGGCAAGGCCCAGGCTGCGGTGAGCGACAAGATGGATGACCAGTGGAAAGAGCGGGTGAATCCGCGTAAGAAGCTCACCCCTGAGTTAGGTGAAGCGTTTGCGCGTATGTACATTCCGCAGTTTGGTTCGGATTTCCAGTTCGCGATCGTGGAAGGCACAACGGATGCGGATCTAGAGGCTGGTCCCGGGCACTACAATGACACGCAGCTGCCGGGTGAGCGCGGCAACTTTGCGGTTGCTGGTCACCGTGTGGGCAAGGGCGCGCCTTTTAATGATCTGGGCAACTTGAATGTGTGTGATGCGATTGTGGTGGAAACGCGCACGTCGTGGAGCGTATATCGGGTTATGCCGGTGGATTCTTCTGGCCAGCAGCGTTACGACGAAGCCATGGGGTGCTTTACTCCTGAGCAAGCTGAGCGGATAACGCATGGCGATTATGAGCATGTTAATGGCCGGTTTATCACTACCCCAGGTGATGTGTCGACGATTAGCGCGCTGCCGGAGACGGATGTGATCGAGGCGGACCCTGGGATGGAAGGCATTATGACGATGACGACCTGCCACCCGCAGTTTTCCAATGCGGAACGCATGATTGTGCACGCCATGCTCACCGAGCACTTTCCTAAAAACGGGGACAATAAACCAGCAGCGTTAGAGGAAGGTTAA
- a CDS encoding TetR/AcrR family transcriptional regulator: MAEAKSTKTTSRRRNRPSPRQRLLDGATQLFTTEGIRVIGIDRILREADVAKASLYSLFGSKDALVIAYLQNLDEKWREQYYERTAEMGSPSEKILAFFDQCIDEEPLKDYRGSHFQNAANEYPRPETDSEREIVSVVMEHRRWCLETLTQLLTEKNGYPGTVQANQLMVFLDGGLAGCRLNRSVESLKTARDLAVQLLSAPPADYSI; encoded by the coding sequence TTGGCCGAGGCGAAAAGCACGAAGACGACGAGTCGTCGACGTAACCGTCCGAGCCCTCGTCAGCGCCTATTGGATGGCGCAACGCAGCTTTTTACCACCGAGGGAATTCGGGTGATCGGCATTGATCGCATTTTGCGTGAGGCTGATGTAGCCAAGGCGAGTTTGTACTCCCTGTTCGGATCCAAGGATGCGCTGGTTATTGCCTATTTGCAGAACTTGGATGAAAAGTGGCGTGAGCAGTATTACGAGCGCACTGCGGAGATGGGTTCGCCAAGCGAGAAAATTCTCGCGTTTTTTGACCAGTGTATTGATGAGGAGCCGCTGAAGGATTATCGCGGTTCGCACTTCCAGAATGCTGCTAACGAGTACCCGCGCCCAGAGACGGATAGTGAGCGCGAGATCGTGTCGGTTGTGATGGAACATCGCCGGTGGTGTTTGGAGACGTTAACTCAGTTGTTGACGGAGAAGAACGGGTATCCCGGCACTGTTCAGGCTAATCAGTTGATGGTTTTTCTGGATGGTGGTCTTGCGGGTTGTCGTCTGAATCGCTCGGTGGAGTCGTTGAAGACTGCTCGGGATCTTGCGGTTCAGTTGCTGTCTGCTCCTCCTGCTGATTATTCGATTTAG
- a CDS encoding GlsB/YeaQ/YmgE family stress response membrane protein, whose translation MLGLGIIGWIIIGGLAGWIASKIKGTDAQQGIGLNIIVGIVGGFLGGWLLSLFGVDVAGGGLFFSFFTCLLGAVILISLVQLVTRKK comes from the coding sequence ATGCTCGGACTAGGAATTATCGGCTGGATCATTATCGGTGGCCTCGCAGGCTGGATTGCATCCAAGATCAAGGGCACTGACGCCCAGCAGGGCATTGGCCTGAACATTATCGTCGGCATTGTTGGCGGTTTCTTGGGCGGTTGGCTATTGAGCCTCTTCGGAGTTGACGTCGCTGGCGGCGGCCTCTTCTTTAGCTTCTTTACCTGCTTGCTAGGCGCAGTCATTCTGATCAGCTTGGTGCAGTTGGTTACGCGAAAGAAGTAA
- a CDS encoding universal stress protein, which produces MTAENIVVVAVDGSEASQNAVRWAANTANKRGVPLRLAASYTMPQFLYAEGMVPPQELFDELQSETMDMIEAARVVAHEVAPDIKIGYVIAEGSPIDMLLDMSSDVTMIVMGSRGLGGLSGMVMGSVSAAVVSHADCPVVVVRSDNHVTETNKYGPVVVGVDGSDVSQRATEFAFEEAQARGAKLVAIHTWMDMQVQASLAGLAAAQQEWEIIEKEQTTLLKDRLQPLLERFPDVEVEMVITRDRPVRALEDCAHNAQLLVVGSHGRGGFRGMLLGSTSRALLQSAPCPMVVVRPNEKEN; this is translated from the coding sequence ATGACTGCCGAAAACATCGTTGTCGTTGCTGTCGATGGTTCCGAGGCCTCTCAGAACGCCGTTCGCTGGGCAGCAAATACAGCCAACAAGCGTGGCGTTCCGCTTCGCCTCGCCGCAAGCTACACCATGCCACAGTTCCTCTACGCTGAGGGTATGGTGCCACCACAGGAGCTTTTCGACGAGCTCCAGTCCGAGACGATGGACATGATCGAGGCAGCTCGCGTAGTTGCCCATGAGGTCGCCCCAGACATCAAGATCGGATACGTCATCGCTGAGGGAAGCCCTATTGACATGCTTCTCGATATGTCGAGTGACGTCACCATGATCGTCATGGGCTCCCGTGGCCTTGGCGGCCTCTCCGGTATGGTCATGGGTTCCGTCTCTGCGGCAGTTGTCAGCCACGCCGACTGCCCAGTGGTAGTCGTGCGAAGCGATAACCACGTCACCGAAACCAACAAGTATGGCCCAGTGGTCGTCGGTGTCGACGGCTCCGACGTGTCCCAGCGCGCAACCGAGTTCGCCTTCGAAGAAGCACAAGCACGTGGCGCAAAGTTGGTTGCCATCCACACCTGGATGGACATGCAAGTCCAAGCATCCTTGGCTGGTCTGGCAGCCGCTCAGCAAGAGTGGGAGATCATCGAGAAAGAGCAAACCACCCTGCTTAAGGATCGCCTGCAGCCACTGCTGGAGCGTTTCCCAGACGTAGAGGTCGAAATGGTGATCACCCGTGATCGCCCAGTACGCGCCCTCGAAGATTGCGCACACAACGCACAGCTGCTGGTAGTTGGCTCCCATGGCCGCGGCGGTTTCCGCGGCATGCTGTTAGGCTCCACCTCTCGCGCACTGTTGCAGTCTGCACCATGCCCAATGGTGGTTGTGCGCCCCAACGAAAAAGAAAACTAA
- a CDS encoding pseudouridine synthase, with the protein MTWPMPWLKKSIRGFTIASIFMTDRVVQIPRGHAPLGIKDGLNPSRVRVPEQRDGVSAYDFVWELIASQRHRHPEDTPEALMRRFEADQVIIGPWFRIASPDSVLHTNDDVWFYRIPAPEPTIPYSCTVVYEDDTILVADKPPFLATMPRGKHITNSATVQLRRSTGIDELSPAHRLDRLTSGLLLFTKHKRVRGAYQTLFSERNVRKTYVATAQYNPSITPGTIWRSHMTKTAGEIQGHIIDAPPNAETLVAVIERIDAPTQQHLHALHGTDIDLARYTLKPHTGKTHQLRLHMLAAGVPILGDTIYPTILAEDAEDYFRPMHLTSTELEFIDPLTGRPRLFTGAVIR; encoded by the coding sequence ATGACCTGGCCAATGCCGTGGCTAAAGAAGTCCATCAGGGGGTTCACGATAGCATCAATATTCATGACAGATAGGGTAGTACAGATTCCCCGCGGACATGCACCGCTCGGAATAAAAGATGGACTCAACCCCTCCCGCGTGCGCGTGCCGGAGCAGCGCGATGGCGTCTCCGCCTACGACTTCGTTTGGGAGCTCATTGCCTCGCAACGCCACCGCCACCCCGAGGACACCCCTGAGGCTCTCATGCGGCGTTTTGAAGCCGACCAGGTCATCATCGGACCGTGGTTTCGTATTGCAAGCCCAGATTCCGTACTCCACACCAACGACGACGTCTGGTTTTATCGCATCCCCGCCCCCGAACCGACGATCCCCTACAGCTGTACGGTGGTCTACGAAGACGACACCATCCTCGTCGCCGACAAACCCCCCTTCCTAGCGACGATGCCCCGCGGCAAACACATCACCAACTCCGCAACAGTTCAACTACGCCGCAGCACCGGCATCGACGAGCTCAGCCCCGCCCACCGCCTAGACCGCCTCACCAGCGGCCTATTGTTGTTCACAAAGCACAAACGGGTACGTGGCGCCTACCAAACACTTTTCAGCGAACGAAACGTCCGCAAAACCTACGTCGCCACCGCACAGTACAACCCGAGCATTACACCCGGCACCATTTGGCGCTCACATATGACCAAAACCGCTGGCGAAATCCAGGGCCACATTATCGACGCACCCCCCAACGCCGAAACCCTCGTCGCCGTCATCGAGCGTATCGACGCCCCCACGCAACAACACCTCCATGCCCTCCACGGAACCGACATAGACCTTGCCCGCTATACCCTCAAGCCACATACCGGAAAGACCCACCAACTCCGCCTCCACATGCTCGCAGCCGGTGTGCCTATCCTTGGCGACACCATCTACCCCACAATACTTGCCGAAGACGCAGAAGACTATTTTCGACCCATGCACCTGACCAGTACTGAGTTGGAGTTTATTGATCCTCTCACCGGCCGGCCCCGCTTGTTCACCGGTGCAGTGATCCGGTAG